One Euphorbia lathyris chromosome 1, ddEupLath1.1, whole genome shotgun sequence DNA segment encodes these proteins:
- the LOC136208968 gene encoding NAC domain-containing protein 100 isoform X3, translated as MEINSDDKLELPPGFRFHPTDEELITHYLSLKVLDTCFCARAIGEVDLNKCEPWDLPWKAKMGEKEWYFFCVRDRKYPTGLRTNRATDAGYWKATGKDKEIYKAKTLVGMKKTLVFYKGRAPKGSKTNWVMHEFRLEGKYSAYNLPKTAKGFSEELWGKEDSYFRFSESKQHIWIASIDGFTYCRHKSRDLLLRGTEIR; from the exons ATGGAAATTAATTCCGATGACAAGCTTGAACTGCCACCCGGATTCCGATTTCATCCTACTGATGAAGAACTCATAACTCACTATCTTTCTCTCAAGGTTCTTGACACTTGTTTCTGTGCTAGAGCTATTGGTGAGGTTGATTTAAACAAGTGTGAGCCTTGGGATTTACCTT GGAAAGCTAAAATGGGTGAAAAAGAATGGTACTTTTTCTGTGTTAGAGATAGAAAATACCCAACTGGTTTAAGAACTAACAGAGCTACTGATGCTGGTTACTGGAAAGCTACTGGTAAAGATAAGGAGATTTATAAAGCTAAAACTCTTGTTGGTATGAAGAAAACTTTAGTCTTTTACAAAGGAAGAGCTCCTAAAGGTTCTAAAACCAATTGGGTTATGCATGAATTTAGATTAGAAGGCAAATACTCTGCCTATAATCTCCCCAAAACGGCCAAG GGTTTTTCAGAAGAGTTGTGGGGGAAAGAAGACTCATATTTCAGGTTTAGTGAGAGTAAACAGCACATATGGATTGCCTCCATTGATGGATTCACCTACTGCAGACACAAATCACGTGACCTGCTTCTCCGAGGAACAGAAATTAGATGA
- the LOC136208968 gene encoding NAC domain-containing protein 92 isoform X1: MEINSDDKLELPPGFRFHPTDEELITHYLSLKVLDTCFCARAIGEVDLNKCEPWDLPWKAKMGEKEWYFFCVRDRKYPTGLRTNRATDAGYWKATGKDKEIYKAKTLVGMKKTLVFYKGRAPKGSKTNWVMHEFRLEGKYSAYNLPKTAKVGSTTLLCYVTLRYVLIVMFFQNEWVICRVFQKSCGGKKTHISGLVRVNSTYGLPPLMDSPTADTNHVTCFSEEQKLDDSFNLVVSSSSSSLPIQNSFFSNQVYTDSVMMQEQSILKMLMENQGSHKSKLEISHENSPDMCNSGVINPELVHRSFEDGSSGGGLDCLWSYSTF; encoded by the exons ATGGAAATTAATTCCGATGACAAGCTTGAACTGCCACCCGGATTCCGATTTCATCCTACTGATGAAGAACTCATAACTCACTATCTTTCTCTCAAGGTTCTTGACACTTGTTTCTGTGCTAGAGCTATTGGTGAGGTTGATTTAAACAAGTGTGAGCCTTGGGATTTACCTT GGAAAGCTAAAATGGGTGAAAAAGAATGGTACTTTTTCTGTGTTAGAGATAGAAAATACCCAACTGGTTTAAGAACTAACAGAGCTACTGATGCTGGTTACTGGAAAGCTACTGGTAAAGATAAGGAGATTTATAAAGCTAAAACTCTTGTTGGTATGAAGAAAACTTTAGTCTTTTACAAAGGAAGAGCTCCTAAAGGTTCTAAAACCAATTGGGTTATGCATGAATTTAGATTAGAAGGCAAATACTCTGCCTATAATCTCCCCAAAACGGCCAAGGTAGGTTCGACAACtctgttatgttatgttacgttgcGTTATGTTCTGATTGTTATGTTTTTCCAGAATGAATGGGTGATTTGTAGGGTTTTTCAGAAGAGTTGTGGGGGAAAGAAGACTCATATTTCAGGTTTAGTGAGAGTAAACAGCACATATGGATTGCCTCCATTGATGGATTCACCTACTGCAGACACAAATCACGTGACCTGCTTCTCCGAGGAACAGAAATTAGATGATTCTTTCAATTTGGtagtatcttcttcatcttcttctcttccAATTCAAAACTCTTTCTTTTCGAATCAAGTATACACAGATAGTGTTATGATGCAAGAACAGTCAATTTTGAAGATGTTGATGGAAAATCAAGGATCACACAAGTCTAAATTGGAGATTTCACACGAGAATAGTCCGGATATGTGTAATTCAGGGGTGATTAATCCTGAATTGGTTCATAGATCGTTTGAGGATGGAAGTTCCGGTGGCGGACTTGATTGTCTATGGAGTTACTCtactttttaa
- the LOC136208968 gene encoding NAC domain-containing protein 92 isoform X2 — translation MEINSDDKLELPPGFRFHPTDEELITHYLSLKVLDTCFCARAIGEVDLNKCEPWDLPWKAKMGEKEWYFFCVRDRKYPTGLRTNRATDAGYWKATGKDKEIYKAKTLVGMKKTLVFYKGRAPKGSKTNWVMHEFRLEGKYSAYNLPKTAKNEWVICRVFQKSCGGKKTHISGLVRVNSTYGLPPLMDSPTADTNHVTCFSEEQKLDDSFNLVVSSSSSSLPIQNSFFSNQVYTDSVMMQEQSILKMLMENQGSHKSKLEISHENSPDMCNSGVINPELVHRSFEDGSSGGGLDCLWSYSTF, via the exons ATGGAAATTAATTCCGATGACAAGCTTGAACTGCCACCCGGATTCCGATTTCATCCTACTGATGAAGAACTCATAACTCACTATCTTTCTCTCAAGGTTCTTGACACTTGTTTCTGTGCTAGAGCTATTGGTGAGGTTGATTTAAACAAGTGTGAGCCTTGGGATTTACCTT GGAAAGCTAAAATGGGTGAAAAAGAATGGTACTTTTTCTGTGTTAGAGATAGAAAATACCCAACTGGTTTAAGAACTAACAGAGCTACTGATGCTGGTTACTGGAAAGCTACTGGTAAAGATAAGGAGATTTATAAAGCTAAAACTCTTGTTGGTATGAAGAAAACTTTAGTCTTTTACAAAGGAAGAGCTCCTAAAGGTTCTAAAACCAATTGGGTTATGCATGAATTTAGATTAGAAGGCAAATACTCTGCCTATAATCTCCCCAAAACGGCCAAG AATGAATGGGTGATTTGTAGGGTTTTTCAGAAGAGTTGTGGGGGAAAGAAGACTCATATTTCAGGTTTAGTGAGAGTAAACAGCACATATGGATTGCCTCCATTGATGGATTCACCTACTGCAGACACAAATCACGTGACCTGCTTCTCCGAGGAACAGAAATTAGATGATTCTTTCAATTTGGtagtatcttcttcatcttcttctcttccAATTCAAAACTCTTTCTTTTCGAATCAAGTATACACAGATAGTGTTATGATGCAAGAACAGTCAATTTTGAAGATGTTGATGGAAAATCAAGGATCACACAAGTCTAAATTGGAGATTTCACACGAGAATAGTCCGGATATGTGTAATTCAGGGGTGATTAATCCTGAATTGGTTCATAGATCGTTTGAGGATGGAAGTTCCGGTGGCGGACTTGATTGTCTATGGAGTTACTCtactttttaa